A stretch of Arthrobacter sunyaminii DNA encodes these proteins:
- a CDS encoding alternate-type signal peptide domain-containing protein — protein MAKGALAIGVGAALLLGGGGTLAVWNQTQAANAGQIQAGDLELTTQPGVWKNAYGTVVDLVPNNGIEDYKVVPGDVLTYSQEMNVKLTGDLMQAKLSIQNLPKSEFALQNVSIENVVVRDSAGKDLKDAILKPANSGTVTASAKFTFKQDTDLRANVNAVADFAAVSYKLDQQVLPTPTASATPGK, from the coding sequence ATGGCTAAAGGCGCACTGGCAATCGGCGTAGGCGCAGCACTCCTCCTCGGCGGCGGCGGAACCCTCGCCGTCTGGAACCAGACGCAGGCAGCCAATGCCGGCCAGATCCAAGCTGGTGACCTGGAACTGACGACCCAGCCCGGTGTGTGGAAGAACGCCTACGGCACTGTGGTGGACCTGGTCCCCAACAATGGCATCGAAGATTACAAGGTCGTTCCGGGCGATGTCCTCACTTACAGCCAGGAGATGAACGTCAAGCTCACGGGTGACCTGATGCAGGCCAAGCTCTCCATCCAGAACCTTCCCAAGAGCGAATTTGCTCTGCAGAACGTGAGCATCGAGAACGTTGTTGTCAGGGACTCCGCAGGCAAGGATCTGAAGGACGCCATCCTCAAGCCGGCCAACTCGGGAACGGTCACCGCATCGGCAAAGTTCACGTTCAAGCAGGACACTGATCTGCGGGCCAATGTCAATGCAGTGGCTGACTTCGCGGCCGTCTCCTACAAGCTGGACCAGCAGGTTCTGCCGACGCCGACCGCCTCAGCCACGCCCGGCAAGTAA
- a CDS encoding VanZ family protein, with protein MLFLLYIGVLALVVFWPSPVDEGSAGTLKVILRKLHGAGVPGWINYGFVETIANVVMFIPFGVIGAAWLDRDRTWLAAAVGIAASCTIEAAQALLLPNRYATIYDVTANSLGAALGCIAVYAWRSRTRPPLP; from the coding sequence GTGCTTTTCCTCCTCTATATAGGGGTGCTGGCGCTGGTGGTGTTTTGGCCCTCCCCCGTGGATGAGGGTTCCGCCGGCACGCTCAAGGTGATCCTGCGCAAACTGCACGGCGCCGGCGTGCCCGGCTGGATTAACTACGGCTTTGTGGAAACCATCGCCAACGTGGTGATGTTCATTCCCTTCGGCGTGATCGGCGCCGCCTGGCTGGACAGAGACCGCACCTGGCTGGCCGCCGCCGTCGGCATTGCCGCCTCCTGCACCATCGAGGCGGCGCAGGCCCTGCTGCTGCCCAACCGCTACGCGACGATTTATGACGTCACCGCCAACTCACTGGGCGCGGCCCTGGGCTGTATTGCGGTGTACGCCTGGCGCTCCCGCACCCGTCCGCCGCTACCCTAA
- a CDS encoding low molecular weight phosphatase family protein, translating into MSINTPFRILTVCTGNICRSPMAERLLQAGFDAMVPGEFTVTSAGTGALVGSGIEPHVAGFVNVFGGDSTNFTSRQLSADILAGQDLVLALSRAHRSKIVELAPGLLRRTFTLRELARLLPHIDGQADVGASERWTAALGRALRLRTANPGGPEEDDVVDPYRRSEETYQQMVHELTPAVNALLAWERRYR; encoded by the coding sequence ATGAGCATTAACACCCCGTTCCGCATCCTGACCGTCTGCACCGGCAACATCTGCCGCTCCCCCATGGCCGAGCGCCTGCTCCAGGCCGGCTTCGACGCCATGGTCCCCGGCGAGTTCACCGTCACCAGCGCCGGCACCGGCGCCCTGGTGGGTTCGGGCATCGAACCGCACGTGGCCGGTTTCGTGAACGTCTTCGGCGGGGACTCCACCAACTTCACTTCCCGCCAGCTCAGCGCCGACATCCTCGCCGGCCAGGATCTTGTGCTCGCTCTGAGCCGGGCGCACCGCAGCAAAATCGTGGAACTCGCCCCGGGGCTACTGCGCCGCACCTTTACCCTGCGCGAGCTGGCACGGCTCCTGCCGCACATTGACGGACAGGCCGACGTCGGCGCCTCCGAACGCTGGACCGCCGCCCTGGGCCGTGCGCTGCGTCTGCGCACGGCCAACCCGGGCGGGCCGGAGGAGGACGACGTCGTGGACCCGTACCGCCGCAGCGAGGAAACCTACCAGCAGATGGTCCACGAACTCACCCCCGCCGTGAACGCCCTGCTGGCCTGGGAACGCCGGTACCGGTGA
- a CDS encoding response regulator transcription factor, which yields METQRVAVIIEDDKDIRDLLNAVLQQSGFKVFTAPNGTEGVEAVRTHNPTVVTLDLGLPDIDGFEVIRQLRLFSDAYIVMLTARAEELDTLMGLEAGADDYITKPFRPRELRARISAMLRRPRASEDSHAAEGTASDQAAADHVPEASAPAAASPSAGVTPTGTQTADAEATEEGRFRHNGLSLDFCTRTTEIDGKPVDLTRTEFELLHAVLESGRRVRTKTDLVRRLRGDEYDAGGFISEADERTVEVHVGNVRRKLGDDSRSPRWLETVRGVGYRLAPSR from the coding sequence ATGGAAACACAGCGCGTTGCAGTCATCATTGAGGACGACAAAGATATCCGCGACCTATTAAATGCGGTATTGCAGCAGTCGGGTTTCAAGGTTTTCACCGCTCCCAACGGCACCGAGGGCGTGGAAGCTGTCCGCACGCACAATCCCACGGTGGTCACCCTGGACCTGGGTCTGCCGGACATTGATGGCTTTGAAGTCATCCGCCAGCTGCGCCTGTTCTCCGACGCCTACATCGTGATGCTCACCGCCCGTGCCGAGGAACTCGACACCCTCATGGGTCTGGAAGCCGGCGCCGACGACTACATCACCAAACCCTTCCGTCCGCGTGAACTGCGCGCCCGCATCTCCGCCATGCTGCGCCGCCCCCGCGCCAGCGAGGACAGCCACGCCGCCGAAGGCACGGCGTCGGACCAGGCTGCCGCCGATCACGTACCGGAAGCATCGGCACCCGCGGCGGCATCGCCGTCGGCCGGCGTGACACCGACCGGCACACAGACCGCAGACGCCGAGGCAACAGAAGAAGGACGCTTCCGGCACAACGGCCTGAGCCTGGACTTTTGCACCCGCACCACCGAAATAGACGGCAAGCCTGTGGACCTGACCCGCACCGAGTTTGAACTGCTGCACGCCGTGCTGGAAAGCGGGCGGAGGGTCCGCACCAAGACTGACCTGGTGCGCCGGCTGCGCGGGGATGAATACGACGCCGGCGGGTTCATCAGCGAAGCCGACGAACGCACCGTCGAAGTCCACGTGGGCAACGTCCGCCGCAAGCTCGGCGACGACTCCCGCTCGCCGCGCTGGCTGGAAACGGTCCGCGGCGTCGGCTACCGGCTGGCCCCGTCCCGCTAG
- a CDS encoding O-antigen ligase family protein, whose translation MAVIGLFGAWVVLLVAMLIPVHILPSMILAVYALLPLGAISAGPLASFPALGLLFLIWLVRRRFTAPIDQVGLYSNATRSAVLTVATVLFLGWCGVSVFLSDYRLNSLSWVFSAIVGIGPGLMANQPVREAEILKKTWIYLGVVFGAYASIEGALQSNFIYGPLNALFGQESTQHWSVYRAEGSFGHPLALSTFLAIALSLAVTLGAQRWTPTLAVSAGLILAGLVATASRGGLLAGGIGVLIGVLMMLTAVDRTKRSRIVLTLGAAGAAAALVLQSALIQARGESVEATRSSAARVQVTEQAMQTLRQSNWLGTGGGTSSRVIMDAGSPVPLENSALQVLVSLGIPGAILMAALLWMLLIKGTASRDAAAVGALVALCIAYLGYNAFDDKPSMHIVIGLVFLMLNGSSQQMYRARTIGAGPLAGPLTVGSKKKRA comes from the coding sequence ATGGCAGTAATAGGGCTTTTTGGCGCCTGGGTCGTTCTTTTGGTGGCCATGCTCATACCGGTACATATATTGCCATCAATGATTTTAGCTGTATACGCTCTCCTACCTCTAGGAGCTATTTCAGCTGGTCCTCTCGCTTCCTTCCCTGCGCTTGGACTATTGTTCCTGATATGGCTGGTGCGTCGGAGGTTTACTGCTCCCATAGATCAGGTGGGCCTTTACTCAAACGCCACGCGATCCGCTGTCCTGACTGTCGCGACGGTGCTGTTTCTTGGGTGGTGTGGAGTTTCGGTATTTCTATCTGACTACCGTTTGAACTCACTTTCGTGGGTTTTCAGTGCAATCGTTGGTATTGGTCCAGGCCTCATGGCGAACCAGCCCGTACGTGAGGCAGAAATACTCAAGAAGACATGGATCTATCTTGGGGTGGTCTTTGGCGCGTATGCATCAATTGAAGGCGCGTTACAGAGCAACTTTATTTATGGCCCGTTAAATGCCCTGTTCGGTCAGGAATCCACTCAGCATTGGTCTGTGTACCGGGCCGAAGGGTCATTCGGTCACCCTCTAGCACTTTCCACCTTTCTGGCGATTGCACTCTCTTTGGCAGTTACTCTGGGCGCGCAGCGATGGACGCCAACTTTAGCGGTCTCTGCCGGCCTCATTCTGGCTGGATTAGTGGCCACTGCGTCACGTGGCGGGCTTCTTGCGGGTGGAATCGGAGTACTTATTGGTGTCTTGATGATGCTCACCGCCGTGGATCGGACGAAGCGAAGCAGGATAGTGTTGACGCTCGGCGCAGCGGGTGCAGCAGCAGCGCTGGTGCTTCAATCGGCCCTCATTCAGGCCCGTGGGGAGTCTGTAGAAGCGACCAGGTCGAGTGCTGCGCGTGTGCAGGTTACCGAACAGGCAATGCAAACACTAAGACAAAGTAATTGGCTGGGAACAGGTGGAGGAACTTCTTCACGAGTCATCATGGACGCTGGCAGTCCGGTGCCGTTGGAGAACTCTGCCCTTCAGGTATTGGTTAGTCTGGGCATACCTGGGGCTATCCTTATGGCAGCACTTTTGTGGATGCTGCTCATAAAAGGAACGGCTAGCAGAGATGCAGCCGCTGTCGGTGCATTAGTGGCTCTCTGCATCGCTTATCTCGGCTACAATGCGTTTGATGACAAACCGTCGATGCATATAGTCATCGGGTTGGTATTCCTCATGCTCAATGGGTCTTCCCAGCAGATGTATCGCGCGCGGACTATAGGTGCAGGTCCCTTAGCTGGCCCACTAACAGTCGGTTCTAAAAAGAAAAGAGCGTAA
- a CDS encoding glycosyltransferase family 2 protein yields MGVLLSIVLTLHNSVDDVTLIRRNIAAMKSSRMELVIIDDGSSDGTQNHLDGLAALWDRTKILRNTASVGVARARNYALSHVSGEYVWFVDSDDEWNAETALKALAKGQGADVVVARAQIVEGKQTRCLNPPPGRRLYGGSDMFEFLAHGAIHGYLWDKLFRRSILGKDPFAPLTSQSDFTGVIRVADKCPTLAGVDFLIYVHRLRRGSITQSKNPNLDNLVLCFELFQSMHERHNVSKNLVRYFSVWFVAIPAAFTPSRNGAPRETVVKGIRLAKALLRITALTSTWRYSKATFVRASIVRLAGPLVPSFYLTARRIKGVNIDK; encoded by the coding sequence ATGGGGGTACTCCTTAGCATAGTTCTTACGCTTCATAATTCTGTAGATGATGTAACTTTAATCAGGCGCAACATTGCGGCAATGAAGTCGAGCCGAATGGAACTCGTCATAATAGACGATGGTTCATCTGATGGTACTCAGAATCACCTTGACGGCTTGGCTGCACTATGGGATCGGACGAAGATTCTAAGAAACACTGCTTCCGTCGGTGTTGCTCGAGCGCGGAATTACGCACTTAGTCATGTCTCCGGTGAGTATGTATGGTTCGTGGACAGCGATGACGAATGGAATGCGGAAACGGCCCTGAAGGCGTTGGCTAAGGGGCAAGGAGCGGACGTTGTTGTAGCACGAGCACAAATTGTTGAAGGAAAACAAACACGATGTTTGAATCCTCCCCCAGGTAGGCGCTTATATGGGGGGAGCGATATGTTTGAGTTCCTAGCGCATGGAGCGATCCATGGCTATTTGTGGGATAAGTTGTTTCGCAGGAGTATATTGGGAAAGGATCCATTCGCTCCGCTTACGTCGCAGTCAGATTTTACTGGCGTCATTAGAGTCGCTGATAAATGCCCCACGCTAGCTGGGGTCGATTTTTTGATATATGTTCATCGGCTTAGACGTGGTTCCATAACGCAGTCAAAAAATCCTAACTTAGATAATCTTGTTTTGTGTTTTGAGTTATTTCAGTCAATGCACGAACGCCACAATGTGTCTAAAAATCTCGTTCGCTACTTTTCTGTGTGGTTTGTAGCTATTCCTGCTGCTTTCACTCCCTCTCGCAATGGAGCCCCACGTGAAACAGTTGTAAAGGGAATAAGGTTGGCGAAAGCGCTCCTCCGGATCACAGCCCTAACTTCAACCTGGCGGTATTCCAAGGCGACATTTGTTCGCGCGAGTATTGTCCGGCTGGCGGGTCCACTCGTTCCCAGTTTTTATCTGACGGCAAGACGAATTAAAGGTGTGAACATTGATAAATAA
- a CDS encoding sensor histidine kinase, with amino-acid sequence MSRLSARMLSALSSNRDFHEMTLSQRVRISHAPLVITVVLLCIIFATLLPDILTRPLFQTGLALLVATTVLTAVVPWDRLWYPFYWILPILDFIAIGYLYAGSLGLAIGIYLLAIFPVFWLSWSRVSTLGARILSFLGPLAIVWNPVFASEEPITGQRLAAPILGPLVTLAVAVTVTVMRKDMAAQQAALQAKDQQLENALNLSTERSELLDVVLNAIDVGVLVVKANGTAVHKNNSMEALDGRIRPDGMKHTQEPDLLFFGLDRTTALPADQRPVARAIRGESFEDVLLYAGPPEDQLALSCSARVLRNEQGFNGAVIAFHNITPLVDALRAKDDFVSSVSHELRTPLTSIMGYLDLAQEEAEDTGLTGAIPHAVSVAQRNSERLLRLVSDLLATASGSVSVDPRPVPVAELISTCLRAAAPRAAAAGVELAASCAPALAVQADPVRLAQVLDNLLSNAIKYSPDGGTVTVSAWADDTCTCLEVRDTGMGMSEEDQKELFTKFFRTGAVRQAGIPGAGLGLAISKNIVEAHGGTITLVSRPGVGSAFTVSLPHSSSLAVSAP; translated from the coding sequence ATGTCACGGCTCTCCGCACGCATGCTCTCCGCCTTGAGCTCCAACCGCGATTTCCACGAGATGACGCTGTCCCAGCGGGTCCGGATCAGCCACGCCCCGCTGGTCATCACCGTCGTCCTGCTCTGCATCATCTTCGCCACGCTGCTGCCGGACATCCTGACCCGGCCGCTGTTCCAGACCGGGCTGGCGCTGCTCGTGGCAACCACGGTGCTCACCGCCGTCGTTCCCTGGGACCGGCTCTGGTATCCCTTCTACTGGATCCTGCCGATCCTGGACTTTATCGCCATCGGCTACCTGTACGCCGGCAGCCTGGGTTTGGCCATTGGCATCTACCTGCTGGCCATCTTTCCCGTTTTTTGGCTGTCCTGGTCCCGCGTTTCGACCCTCGGCGCCCGCATCCTGAGTTTCCTCGGCCCGCTGGCCATCGTCTGGAATCCGGTGTTTGCCTCCGAAGAACCCATCACCGGGCAGCGGCTCGCCGCACCCATCCTCGGGCCGCTGGTCACCCTGGCCGTGGCGGTTACCGTCACCGTGATGCGCAAGGACATGGCCGCCCAGCAGGCTGCACTGCAGGCCAAGGACCAGCAGCTGGAAAATGCCCTGAACCTGAGCACCGAGCGCTCCGAGCTCCTGGACGTTGTGCTGAACGCTATCGACGTCGGCGTACTGGTGGTCAAGGCCAACGGCACCGCCGTGCACAAGAACAACTCCATGGAAGCCCTGGACGGCCGGATCCGGCCTGACGGCATGAAGCACACCCAGGAACCGGACCTGCTGTTTTTCGGACTCGACCGCACCACCGCCCTGCCCGCCGACCAGCGGCCCGTGGCCCGCGCCATTAGGGGCGAATCCTTCGAGGACGTGCTTTTGTACGCCGGTCCGCCGGAGGACCAGCTGGCCCTGTCCTGTTCCGCGCGCGTCCTGCGCAACGAGCAGGGATTCAACGGCGCCGTCATCGCCTTCCACAACATCACCCCGCTGGTTGACGCGCTGCGGGCAAAGGACGACTTCGTCTCCAGCGTCTCCCATGAGCTGCGCACTCCCCTGACCTCCATCATGGGCTACCTGGACTTGGCCCAGGAGGAGGCAGAGGACACGGGGCTGACCGGCGCCATTCCGCACGCCGTCTCCGTGGCCCAGCGCAACAGCGAGCGGCTGCTGCGCCTGGTCTCGGACCTGCTCGCCACTGCGTCGGGCAGCGTGTCGGTGGATCCCCGGCCGGTGCCGGTGGCCGAGCTGATCTCCACCTGCCTGCGCGCGGCCGCCCCGCGGGCCGCCGCCGCCGGAGTGGAGCTGGCCGCCAGCTGCGCACCCGCTTTGGCGGTGCAGGCGGACCCGGTGCGGCTGGCCCAGGTGCTGGACAACCTGCTCTCCAACGCCATCAAATACTCGCCTGACGGCGGCACCGTGACGGTGAGTGCCTGGGCCGACGATACCTGCACCTGCCTGGAGGTCCGGGACACCGGCATGGGCATGAGCGAGGAGGACCAGAAGGAGCTGTTCACCAAGTTCTTCCGCACCGGCGCCGTCCGCCAGGCGGGCATCCCCGGCGCCGGGCTCGGCCTGGCCATCTCCAAGAACATTGTGGAGGCCCACGGCGGCACTATTACCCTGGTCAGCCGCCCCGGCGTGGGATCCGCGTTCACGGTGTCCCTGCCCCATTCCTCGTCGCTGGCCGTCAGCGCGCCGTAG
- a CDS encoding TetR/AcrR family transcriptional regulator gives MPTPERTTLAEIVAAGGQILESEGLSRVTMQAVAQRVGVRAPSLYKRVRDRSALIDLVADAAVEELVRRLAATDGTLPAMARAYRAFAQQRPEGFRLLLSAAGDPSTPQRVSAPLLSAAEELVGSAQALDAARLVTAWVTGFISMELAGAFRLEGDLERAFDYGLERLMAALSPTG, from the coding sequence ATGCCGACGCCTGAGCGCACAACACTGGCGGAGATTGTGGCCGCGGGAGGGCAGATCCTCGAGAGTGAGGGACTCTCCCGCGTCACCATGCAGGCCGTGGCGCAGCGGGTAGGCGTGCGTGCGCCGTCGCTCTACAAGCGGGTGCGGGACCGCAGCGCGCTGATCGATCTGGTGGCGGATGCCGCCGTTGAGGAGCTGGTGCGGCGGCTCGCGGCCACGGACGGAACGCTGCCGGCCATGGCGCGCGCCTACCGGGCCTTTGCGCAGCAGCGGCCGGAGGGATTCCGGCTGCTGCTCTCCGCCGCGGGTGATCCGTCGACTCCGCAGCGGGTGAGCGCCCCGCTGCTGAGCGCCGCCGAGGAGCTGGTGGGGTCCGCGCAGGCACTGGACGCCGCGCGCCTTGTCACTGCCTGGGTCACCGGATTCATCAGCATGGAGCTCGCCGGCGCGTTCCGCCTGGAGGGAGACTTGGAGAGGGCCTTTGATTATGGCCTGGAACGCCTAATGGCGGCATTGTCACCGACCGGGTAG
- a CDS encoding glycosyltransferase produces MQSPLLEESAGKRAVLAASTGGHLAQLHRIAPNLGLSQPPLWITFDNAQSRALLADENVLFVPYIAPRDYRNLTRALRPIGRALKRSDYDVAISTGAALAAAVLPLAKVGGKEAIYIESVSRFNGPSLTGKIMSLCPGIVTVTQHESWASSKWPYRFSVLDEYAASAVPSPSIKELKVFVTLGTIRPYRFDALVDALLAVLPPSASVVWQLGETDRHGLPGESFRSLTSEQFDSNVQWADVVVTHAGVGSAMRILELGKAPYMVPRRMSRGEHVDDHQLQIMNYLQGRHLAICSEAEEISVEGMIKAASLAVSTSSSIGTGER; encoded by the coding sequence ATGCAGAGTCCACTCCTTGAGGAGAGCGCAGGAAAGCGTGCAGTCCTGGCAGCATCGACCGGTGGTCACCTGGCTCAGCTGCATCGAATTGCACCAAACTTGGGACTCAGTCAGCCTCCGCTATGGATCACGTTCGACAATGCGCAGTCTCGAGCTCTCCTTGCTGATGAAAATGTCTTGTTCGTGCCTTACATCGCTCCGCGAGATTACCGAAACTTGACTCGTGCACTCCGTCCGATCGGCAGGGCTCTAAAAAGATCCGACTATGATGTCGCTATCAGTACTGGCGCCGCCTTGGCTGCTGCCGTCCTTCCTCTAGCTAAAGTTGGTGGCAAGGAAGCAATTTACATAGAAAGCGTTTCGCGCTTCAATGGACCGTCACTTACTGGAAAGATAATGTCGTTGTGCCCAGGCATCGTAACGGTCACTCAACACGAATCATGGGCGTCGTCAAAGTGGCCGTATCGGTTCTCAGTACTTGACGAGTATGCGGCGTCCGCTGTTCCATCTCCTTCCATAAAGGAACTGAAGGTCTTCGTGACCTTAGGTACCATTCGTCCGTATAGATTTGATGCCTTGGTTGATGCTCTTTTAGCAGTTCTGCCTCCTTCAGCGTCAGTGGTGTGGCAGCTGGGCGAGACTGATCGGCATGGCCTTCCCGGAGAGTCTTTTCGAAGTTTGACGAGTGAACAGTTTGACAGCAACGTCCAATGGGCCGATGTCGTCGTGACGCATGCCGGCGTGGGCAGTGCCATGAGGATTCTGGAACTAGGAAAGGCCCCGTACATGGTGCCCCGGCGTATGAGTCGAGGCGAGCATGTCGATGATCATCAACTTCAGATCATGAACTATCTCCAGGGTCGTCACTTGGCAATTTGTAGCGAAGCAGAGGAGATTTCGGTTGAAGGAATGATCAAGGCAGCAAGCTTAGCGGTCAGCACTTCTAGCTCCATTGGGACCGGGGAACGGTAG
- a CDS encoding glycosyltransferase family 4 protein, with product MLTDEMRQIVSSFLDSAEKTEIVMVRNMVEVPPLTQRRNDTVVFAGEVGERKGADTLLSAWNNIAGQRRSGWKLIIAGPIVMDLSAYPIDESVEFLGTVPHKDVVELQRTARIAVLPSRHEALPMFLLESMAAGCAVISTDVGQIKELLSDEAGVLVRPADSDGLLQALTGLMENAEARETTANRARQKVETEYSLRSQSVGLETAWLSIGKVK from the coding sequence GTGCTTACAGATGAGATGCGCCAGATTGTGTCCAGTTTTCTTGATTCTGCTGAGAAAACAGAGATCGTGATGGTACGAAATATGGTTGAAGTCCCACCACTTACTCAGCGCCGGAACGATACGGTTGTTTTTGCGGGCGAGGTCGGTGAGAGGAAGGGGGCTGACACGCTCCTTTCTGCATGGAATAACATAGCAGGCCAGCGCCGCTCCGGTTGGAAGTTAATTATTGCTGGTCCAATAGTCATGGATTTGTCCGCATACCCGATTGATGAGTCAGTCGAATTTCTGGGTACCGTCCCGCATAAAGATGTAGTTGAATTGCAGAGAACTGCAAGAATAGCCGTCCTTCCCTCGAGGCATGAAGCTCTTCCGATGTTCCTGCTGGAATCGATGGCGGCGGGATGTGCAGTGATTAGCACTGATGTTGGGCAAATAAAGGAGCTATTGAGTGACGAAGCAGGGGTGCTGGTTCGCCCCGCGGACAGTGATGGCCTGCTTCAAGCGCTGACGGGGTTGATGGAGAATGCAGAAGCCCGAGAGACGACAGCTAACCGGGCAAGGCAAAAGGTTGAAACAGAATATTCGCTACGATCGCAATCGGTCGGCCTTGAAACGGCTTGGTTGTCCATTGGGAAGGTTAAATAA
- a CDS encoding glycosyltransferase family 4 protein yields MGVLAGSLDGGGAEFVARTWANYLAGSGHSVTFISVAAEGDKSLLHPEVNAVFIGERHNHVFKVFKLRRTLEAARFHAVVSAQMYPNLLLQAASIGMKGSRPKVILSEHNLVSLGMPDATPAHRRKVAVARLTYRFADHVVAVSHPVAGELVSWFQVPGKKCTVVANPAADKVGLTNQKMRLPQGEMGIQIILPCRQVIQKQPHLAVLTAAVLTKRGIDASVVAFGGGPMSEELNKLAADNGVELQQRGWVHRWFDHVAPGSIVLLPSKREGFGNVLVEAAAVGIPSVAFSGALGVADAVLPGITGELVADDSPEAFADGILRARELDPLVARRWLSRFSADASGETLEGVLTRCVGGMAS; encoded by the coding sequence GTGGGTGTCTTGGCTGGAAGTCTTGACGGTGGGGGTGCAGAATTTGTGGCTCGTACCTGGGCTAACTATTTGGCGGGATCCGGTCATTCGGTGACTTTTATTTCCGTGGCGGCCGAAGGTGATAAGAGTCTTCTTCACCCAGAAGTAAATGCAGTCTTCATAGGCGAGAGACATAATCATGTCTTCAAGGTATTTAAATTGCGACGAACTCTCGAAGCGGCCCGGTTTCATGCTGTAGTGAGCGCACAAATGTATCCCAATCTTTTGCTTCAGGCGGCCTCTATTGGCATGAAGGGCTCGAGACCAAAAGTCATCCTGAGTGAGCACAACCTTGTTTCGCTTGGTATGCCTGATGCCACCCCGGCGCACCGGAGGAAGGTTGCAGTGGCACGCCTCACGTACCGATTTGCAGATCATGTTGTGGCAGTTTCTCATCCGGTTGCGGGCGAGCTCGTTAGCTGGTTCCAGGTTCCGGGGAAGAAATGCACCGTGGTCGCAAACCCAGCCGCAGATAAGGTGGGACTGACTAACCAGAAGATGCGGCTTCCGCAGGGGGAAATGGGAATCCAGATCATACTTCCATGCCGCCAAGTGATTCAGAAGCAGCCGCACCTTGCTGTCCTCACGGCAGCGGTTCTTACCAAAAGAGGCATTGATGCCTCTGTGGTGGCGTTTGGTGGAGGTCCTATGTCTGAGGAGCTAAACAAATTGGCCGCCGACAACGGAGTTGAACTCCAACAGCGCGGTTGGGTTCACCGCTGGTTCGACCATGTGGCTCCTGGCAGCATCGTTCTTCTGCCCTCGAAGCGGGAGGGGTTCGGAAATGTCTTGGTAGAGGCAGCTGCAGTTGGGATTCCAAGCGTTGCCTTTTCCGGTGCGCTAGGGGTAGCGGATGCTGTCCTGCCAGGCATCACCGGTGAGCTGGTCGCTGATGACAGTCCAGAGGCCTTTGCGGATGGAATACTTCGTGCGCGAGAACTCGACCCGCTGGTTGCTCGTCGATGGTTGTCCCGTTTTTCCGCAGATGCGAGTGGCGAGACTCTGGAAGGTGTTTTAACAAGATGTGTCGGAGGAATGGCATCGTAG
- a CDS encoding MBL fold metallo-hydrolase, whose amino-acid sequence MKLGPHLHRIGNDIVAAYLVETNDGITVIDAGLPGHWKELLAELDAMGRSLADIRGVVLTHGDSDHLGFAERLRREHGVPVYVHAADAERARGGKKPKLSMGRSRLRPVAGFLLYSLGKRALRTSYLTEVTEVADGETLPLPGAPRVISMPGHSPGSIAVHVPAANAVFVGDALTTRSVLTGTIGLQPSPFTDEPSQALDSLGRLNGINAAWVLPGHGAPWRGNPAAVQDTVRAAADAQASKD is encoded by the coding sequence ATGAAACTCGGCCCGCACCTGCACCGCATCGGCAATGACATTGTGGCCGCCTACCTCGTGGAAACCAACGACGGCATCACCGTCATCGACGCCGGGCTGCCCGGACACTGGAAGGAACTGCTGGCGGAGCTGGACGCCATGGGCCGCAGCCTGGCGGACATCCGCGGCGTGGTGCTGACCCACGGAGACAGCGACCACCTCGGCTTCGCAGAGCGGCTGAGGCGCGAGCACGGGGTCCCCGTCTACGTGCACGCCGCCGACGCCGAGCGGGCGCGCGGCGGAAAGAAGCCCAAACTCAGCATGGGCCGCTCACGGCTGCGCCCCGTGGCCGGGTTCCTGCTGTACTCCCTGGGCAAGCGCGCCTTGCGCACCAGCTATCTCACCGAGGTGACCGAGGTGGCCGACGGCGAAACGCTCCCGCTGCCCGGCGCCCCGAGAGTCATCTCAATGCCGGGCCACTCGCCCGGCAGCATCGCCGTGCACGTGCCCGCAGCTAATGCCGTGTTTGTGGGTGATGCTCTCACCACCCGCAGCGTGCTCACCGGAACCATCGGCCTGCAGCCCTCGCCCTTCACCGACGAACCGTCGCAGGCGCTGGACTCCCTCGGCCGGCTGAACGGCATTAATGCTGCCTGGGTGCTCCCCGGGCACGGCGCTCCTTGGCGCGGAAACCCGGCCGCGGTACAGGACACAGTGCGGGCGGCCGCTGACGCTCAGGCTTCCAAGGACTAG